TCGTCGATCTCATCGAGGATGAAGTCGATATTGTCGTCCGGATCGGCGGTCCCGATGTCTGGCCTCCCACGATCGGCCATTATCATCTCGGTTCCGAAACGGCAATTTTCTGTGCTTCGCCCAGTTATTTATCCCGAGCAGGATCTGTAAATACGGTGGCTGAACTCGAAGCTCATGACAAGGTGATTTACAAAAAAAACGATGGTACTCCATCATTTTGGTTGTTTCAGGATACTCCATGTGCGCCAAGTGTGCGACGGGTGGTAGATGGAAGGATTGCACTTGGTGACGCGGCAAGCAAAGTAGCCGCTGTCGTTGCGGGATGCGGGATCGCTCAGTTGCCGACTTGGCTCGTGCAGAATGAACTTCTGAGCGGCAGTCTAGTTCACGTTCTTCCCGAACACACTGCAACCGGCTTGCCGTTCCGTCTGATTTGGCAGAAAAACAAAGAAAGTTTGCCGAAAGTGATGTTGCTGACCGAGGCGTTAAAGAAGCTTAGTCCAACTTGTTTGCCGCGGTTGTTAGATTAAATAGAGTTTCCCTACCCAATCTGAAATCAGACCAATGAAAACCAATTTATTTTTCGGTTAGCATAATGACGATCGTTTATGCTGCAGCAATATACTGCACTGCGGGATTTGAAATCCTAATCCATACAAAAATCGTCATAAGACCGTTGTGTAACGGGCGGCGATAAGTACCGTGAGCCGGCACTAATCTTGGGGCCGCAGGTATGCCTAACAGAAGTGCAGGAGTTTGGTCATGGTATCGATTAAGTCGACTAACGGATTGCAAATGGCTTTCCCTCGCACCTATTGCGAAGCAAAGGCTCTGGAGAGCGCTCACATCTCCCTTCTTGCTGGCTGACACAATCAGACGTGAACGCCCGCCGCGCTCAGCGCGCGAGGGAACGTTTGAAGCGGGTTTCAAGTTTGGCTTGACCATATTCGAGAACAATGGACAGGGCCCAATATATCATCGAGGCGGTGATCAGCATTTCGATATGTCGGAATTCAGTTTGTCCCTGGGTACGAGCGAGATACATAAGTTCCCATACACCAATGACTGAGACGAGTGATGAGTCCTTGAGCATCGCGATAAATTGGTTGCCGGTCGGCGGAATTATGATGCGCATCGCCTGCGGGAGAATGACCAGCCACATGGTCTGCGAAGAGCCAAGGCCAAGCGCGAATGCACCTTCCTGTTGTCCACGTGGAATGCTTTCGATGCCTGCCCGGAAGATCTCAGTCATATAAGCGCCGTAGCATAATGACAACGCCAGAATACCTGCGGGAATTGGTCCGATGACGTACCCCACCTGCGGGAGCCCGAGGTAAATGATATAGATCTGCATTAACAATGGCAGGCCACGGAAGAGCGAAGTGTAGAACGTTGCCAGCCCGTAGACGAGGCCGTTCTTAGAAAGTTTGGCCACAGCACCAACCAATGCAAGGATGGTCGCGAAAAAAATGGATGCCGCAGAAATATAGAGCGTTGTGACGACGCCCTGACTGATCAAAAATCCGATTTTCCGGGCAATGAATTCAAAGGACAGATTGAACGAGTAGAAGAAGATCATCAACAGAAGGAATAGTTCCAGCCATATTCCACAGATCTGCGCCCAACGCGGGAAAAGCTTAAGAAACCTCCAATTGGCAAAGATAATAACGCTTAGCAATACCGAGGAGATGAGGGTCGACTTGGTGAAGCCTGCCTTCGCGACCTTCGGGTCTATACCAAGCCAGTTTGTTATCCCTGAGAACCGAATGTTCATGAAACAAAAGAGTGCTGTCAGGATAACAAAAAAAGCTATCTGAACAGTACGCTTGGCGGCTTCTGGCCGCGTCAGAAAAAACCTCCCGAGCATGTTCTCTCCTCTGCTAGCTCGCCTTTCGCTCAGCAAGCCAATCCTGCATCTGCAATTTCCAATAGGTAATCTGTGCGGCTGCAAGGCCGGCGTGTCCTCCAGCCCAGACAAGTCCGAATTTTTCGAAGAGTTTGTAGCGGTCGCTCTGTCCGCAGATGGCTTCTGCCACCACCTTGCCGCCAATTGCAGTCGTGTTGAGCCCATGACCGCCGAAAGCCGTGCAGTACCACGTGTTGCGGTCAAGTTGGCCGATCTGTGGCATCTTATGCCTCGCGTAGGACATTAAACCAGACCAAGCCAGCTCAGTCTTGAGAGAAGCAAGTTGGGGATAGGTGCCGACCATTTCGCGGCGCAACTCGCGGACCACGCCGGGAGTGTCGGCCGCTCTTGTAGTGATACGTCCACCCCACAAAAGCCTCTGACCCCCGTCTATCACGCGGTAATAGTCTCCGGCCCGACGGTTATCACCAATCGCAGCCATAGTGTGGATTGCCGATGATATCAGTTCGGGGGCCTTTTCACTCACCATCACATAGGTCGAAATTGGCAGATAAGCTCGCCGGATCTGTCCCACCAGACCGTCAGTGTAACCACCCGTGGTGATCAGAACTGAGGCCGCCTTGATGTGTCCACGGTTCGTTTTGACAAGCTTGCCATCCTTTTCGTCGAGCAACTGCATCACACGGCTATGCTCAAATATCCGTCCTCCAAGTCGTTCAATCTCGCGCCCGAGGGCTCGGAGGTAATTCAATGGATGGATATGGAACGCGTTAGGGTCGTAAACCGATTGGAAATAGCGCCGCGAATTCAGAATCCTACGTGTTTCCGTGGTTGAATAAAAGTCAATCTCGTAGCCATAATCGCGCTGAAGCGCGTCGGCGTAATGTCTTAGAT
This genomic stretch from Ochrobactrum sp. BTU1 harbors:
- a CDS encoding LysR family transcriptional regulator, which encodes MSLTKNSYYYGILFHNERRAMTSPERLKGIDAFVTAADCGSFTAAAARLKITNSAVGKAIARLELRLGVRLFTRTTRTLSLTDAGAAYYRTCSRILADLESAEVTIAAEGSEPVGRLRVDVPASYGRLHVMPILLEFAAAYPGLRPHVSFSDHFVDLIEDEVDIVVRIGGPDVWPPTIGHYHLGSETAIFCASPSYLSRAGSVNTVAELEAHDKVIYKKNDGTPSFWLFQDTPCAPSVRRVVDGRIALGDAASKVAAVVAGCGIAQLPTWLVQNELLSGSLVHVLPEHTATGLPFRLIWQKNKESLPKVMLLTEALKKLSPTCLPRLLD
- a CDS encoding amino acid ABC transporter permease; protein product: MLGRFFLTRPEAAKRTVQIAFFVILTALFCFMNIRFSGITNWLGIDPKVAKAGFTKSTLISSVLLSVIIFANWRFLKLFPRWAQICGIWLELFLLLMIFFYSFNLSFEFIARKIGFLISQGVVTTLYISAASIFFATILALVGAVAKLSKNGLVYGLATFYTSLFRGLPLLMQIYIIYLGLPQVGYVIGPIPAGILALSLCYGAYMTEIFRAGIESIPRGQQEGAFALGLGSSQTMWLVILPQAMRIIIPPTGNQFIAMLKDSSLVSVIGVWELMYLARTQGQTEFRHIEMLITASMIYWALSIVLEYGQAKLETRFKRSLAR
- a CDS encoding FAD-binding oxidoreductase, coding for MTYPTTYYSQTAADAVARPTLEQEITADVAVIGGGLAGLSAALQMSRAGKQVVVLEAESIGFGASGRNGGFVSPGFSSGGDEIGTKVGKSVAESLHRLSIEGVEFVRQNIDTMKIVEAQSVPGILHVRRYDDGDNLRHYADALQRDYGYEIDFYSTTETRRILNSRRYFQSVYDPNAFHIHPLNYLRALGREIERLGGRIFEHSRVMQLLDEKDGKLVKTNRGHIKAASVLITTGGYTDGLVGQIRRAYLPISTYVMVSEKAPELISSAIHTMAAIGDNRRAGDYYRVIDGGQRLLWGGRITTRAADTPGVVRELRREMVGTYPQLASLKTELAWSGLMSYARHKMPQIGQLDRNTWYCTAFGGHGLNTTAIGGKVVAEAICGQSDRYKLFEKFGLVWAGGHAGLAAAQITYWKLQMQDWLAERKAS